A portion of the Toxotes jaculatrix isolate fToxJac2 chromosome 16, fToxJac2.pri, whole genome shotgun sequence genome contains these proteins:
- the LOC121195298 gene encoding endophilin-B2-like isoform X2: MDFNVKKLASDAGVFFTRAVQFTEEKLGQAEKTELDPHLENLITRADGTKNWTEKILRQTEALLQPNPSARIEEFIYDKLDKKLPSKITNAELLGQYMLEAASEFGPATPYGSTLITVGEYQKKLGGAEREFLQTSAATFLTPLRNFLEGDWRTISKERRLLENRRLDLDICKARLKKAKQAEAKAALLSEEVDKAEHELRVAQTEFDRQAEVTRLLLEGISSTHLNHLRCLQDFAEAQATYYAQCHHYMQDLQRELNRCANAASTLHSSASVCPDPVSSAFPSGATVSSLSSQSPSTLAMEQTQLPVTGTRKAKVLYDYDAHDISELSLLADELITVYTVPGMDPDWLIGERGNEKGKVPVTYLELLS, from the exons ATGGATTTCAACGTCAAAAAACTGGCATCCGATGCAGGGGTCTTCTTCACCCGGGCTGTGCAG ttcacagaggagaagctggGCCAGGCTGAGAAAACGGAGCTGGATCCTCACTTAGAGAACCTGATCACTCGGGCCGATGGCACCAAGAACTGGACCGAAAAGATCTTAAGACAAACAGAGGCGCTCCTGCAGCCCAACCCGA GTGCTCGAATAGAAGAGTTCATCTATGACAAACTGGACAAGAAGCTTCCCTCCAAGATAACCAACGCAGAACTGCTGGGCCAGTACATGCTGGAAGCTGCCAGTGAATTTGGACCAGCGACGCCATATG GCAGCACCCTGATCACAGTTGGAGAGTACCAAAAGAAACTGGGAGGAGCAGAGCGCGAGTTCCTCCAAACCTCAGCCGCCACCTTCCTCACTCCACTGCGCAACTTCCTGGAAGGAGACTGGAGGACTATATCG AAAGAGAGGCGGCTCCTGGAGAATCGACGGCTGGATCTTGACATCTGCAAAGCGCGTCTGAAAAAAGCCAAGCAGGCAGAAGCCAAGGCGGCC CTTTTGAGTGAAGAAGTGGACAAA GCAGAGCACGAGCTTCGGGTTGCTCAGACTGAGTTCGACCGGCAAGCTGAGGTcaccaggctgctgctggaaggCATCAGCAGCACACAT CTCAACCACCTGCGTTGTTTGCAAGATTTTGCAGAGGCTCAGGCCACTTACTACGCCCAGTGTCATCACTACATGCAGGACCTTCAGAGGGAGCTCAACAG ATGTGCTAATGCTGCCAGTACCCTCcactcctctgcttctgtctgccCCGACCCCGTCTCATCTGCTTTCCCGTCTGGGGCCACAGTCTCCTCCTTGTCCAGCCAAAGTCCCAGCACACTGGCTATGGAGCAGACTCAGCTCCCTGTCACAGGCACCAGAAAGGCCAAGGTCCTTTATGACTACGACGCCCACGATATCAGTGAGCTTTCTCTATTAGCTGATGAG ctcaTTACCGTATACACCGTACCAGGAATGGACCCTGATTGGTTGATTGGAGAACGAGGAAACGAAAAGGGAAAAGTCCCTGTCACTTACCTTGAACTGCTGAGCTGA
- the LOC121195298 gene encoding endophilin-B2-like isoform X1: MDFNVKKLASDAGVFFTRAVQFTEEKLGQAEKTELDPHLENLITRADGTKNWTEKILRQTEALLQPNPSARIEEFIYDKLDKKLPSKITNAELLGQYMLEAASEFGPATPYGSTLITVGEYQKKLGGAEREFLQTSAATFLTPLRNFLEGDWRTISKERRLLENRRLDLDICKARLKKAKQAEAKAAAAPDFQETRPRNYVLSASASALLSEEVDKAEHELRVAQTEFDRQAEVTRLLLEGISSTHLNHLRCLQDFAEAQATYYAQCHHYMQDLQRELNRCANAASTLHSSASVCPDPVSSAFPSGATVSSLSSQSPSTLAMEQTQLPVTGTRKAKVLYDYDAHDISELSLLADELITVYTVPGMDPDWLIGERGNEKGKVPVTYLELLS; encoded by the exons ATGGATTTCAACGTCAAAAAACTGGCATCCGATGCAGGGGTCTTCTTCACCCGGGCTGTGCAG ttcacagaggagaagctggGCCAGGCTGAGAAAACGGAGCTGGATCCTCACTTAGAGAACCTGATCACTCGGGCCGATGGCACCAAGAACTGGACCGAAAAGATCTTAAGACAAACAGAGGCGCTCCTGCAGCCCAACCCGA GTGCTCGAATAGAAGAGTTCATCTATGACAAACTGGACAAGAAGCTTCCCTCCAAGATAACCAACGCAGAACTGCTGGGCCAGTACATGCTGGAAGCTGCCAGTGAATTTGGACCAGCGACGCCATATG GCAGCACCCTGATCACAGTTGGAGAGTACCAAAAGAAACTGGGAGGAGCAGAGCGCGAGTTCCTCCAAACCTCAGCCGCCACCTTCCTCACTCCACTGCGCAACTTCCTGGAAGGAGACTGGAGGACTATATCG AAAGAGAGGCGGCTCCTGGAGAATCGACGGCTGGATCTTGACATCTGCAAAGCGCGTCTGAAAAAAGCCAAGCAGGCAGAAGCCAAGGCGGCC GCTGCACCTGATTTTCAGGAGACAAGGCCTCGAAATTATGTTCTTTCTGCCAGTGCATCTGCG CTTTTGAGTGAAGAAGTGGACAAA GCAGAGCACGAGCTTCGGGTTGCTCAGACTGAGTTCGACCGGCAAGCTGAGGTcaccaggctgctgctggaaggCATCAGCAGCACACAT CTCAACCACCTGCGTTGTTTGCAAGATTTTGCAGAGGCTCAGGCCACTTACTACGCCCAGTGTCATCACTACATGCAGGACCTTCAGAGGGAGCTCAACAG ATGTGCTAATGCTGCCAGTACCCTCcactcctctgcttctgtctgccCCGACCCCGTCTCATCTGCTTTCCCGTCTGGGGCCACAGTCTCCTCCTTGTCCAGCCAAAGTCCCAGCACACTGGCTATGGAGCAGACTCAGCTCCCTGTCACAGGCACCAGAAAGGCCAAGGTCCTTTATGACTACGACGCCCACGATATCAGTGAGCTTTCTCTATTAGCTGATGAG ctcaTTACCGTATACACCGTACCAGGAATGGACCCTGATTGGTTGATTGGAGAACGAGGAAACGAAAAGGGAAAAGTCCCTGTCACTTACCTTGAACTGCTGAGCTGA